GGAAATGCAGGGTGTGGGCGCGTTACAGGCGAAGTTTGAAAAGCTCAAGGCCAAATTGCAGAGCGAGGGGCTCTTTGATGCGGAAAGCAAACAGGAACTCCCGAGCTTCCCGCAACGCATTGGCATTGTCAGCTCACTGAGCGCGGCCGCTTTGCGCGATGTGTTGCACGTGGTTCGCCGCCGCCAGCCTTCATTGCAAATTGTGCTCGCCGCGAGCCGCGTCCAAGGGAAGGGCGCAGAGAATGAAATTGCTGAAGCAATCGGCCAACTCAATCGTTGGGCGGAAACTGAACCGCTCGACCTCATTCTCATCACGCGCGGGGGCGGAAGCCTCGAAGATTTATGGGCATTCAACGAGGAATCCTTAGCGCGCGCGATTCACGCCTCCATCGTTCCGGTGGTCTCGGCGGTGGGTCACGAGATCGATTTCACCATCAGCGATTTTGTGGCTGACGCGCGCGCTGCCACACCCAGTGCCGCAGCTGAAATCATCACCACTGCCGCCGTGGCCTTGCAGGATTCATTGGCCACCACTGGCAATCGCCTTACGTGGCTCGTGCGTCGTCGCCGTGATTCTTTCAAGGAACACATCGCCGTCATCGCCCATCGTCTCGGTCGCTGTCATCCACGCCGTCGTTTGCAGGAACGCATGCAGCGCGTGGACGAACTTCACACCGATCTCCAACGCGCGGCGCAAAGTCGACGGCAAATTTGTTCCACCCATTGGCGCAGCTTGGCCGAGCGATTGTTGCGCGTACACCCCAAATGGGTTGTTCGGCATCGCCGCCAACAAGCGGCACAACTGGCGGCGCGTTTGCGCGAGCGAAAGGGGCATCATCTCGATCGCGCAGCCCAACGCCTTACGCGTTTGGTGGACCGCTTGCGACTGTTGGGGCCGGCCAATGTCCTTGCGCGTGGCTATTCCATCACGCTCGATGTCCACACCCAAAAGGTGATTCGTTCGGTAAAACAAGCCCCGGCCGGCACGTGCGTACGGACGCAATTGCGCGATGGCAGCATCGAAAGCACGGTGGGATAGCTCGCCCCGCTTCACACTCGACTTTTCAGCCTGCGCTCGCGTAAGCTTTGGCGATGCCAAGCAAGGGCAAAAAACAGGCGGAAGTTTCCTTTGAAGACGCCGTGGAGAAGTTGGAATCCATAGTGGAAGAAATGGAATCCGATGAGTTGCCACTGGATAAATTGCTGGTGCGATACGAGGAGGGTACGAAGCTGGTAAAAGCGTGCGAGGAGCAACTCCAATCCGCCGAGACACGAATCACGCAACTGGAAAAAACCTTGGAGGACGAATTAGTCGCGCGTCCCGTGACGCTGCGCAATGATGAGGATTAATTGATGAGTGGTTTTTTGGATATGATTAGTGAGCCGGCGCACGTCAAGAAATTGACGGAAGACCAGCTTGAACAACTTGCCACCGAATTGCGTGAGGAACTCATCACCAAGCTGGCAAAAACTGGCGGCCACCTCGGCCCCAACCTCGGTGTGGTGGAGCTGACCATCGCCATGCACAAAGTGTTCAGCACGCCGCACGATAAATTTGTGTGGGACGTCAGCCATCAAAGTTACGTCCACAAGCTGCTCACCGGCCGCCGCGAAGGTTTTGCCAAGATTCGCCAGACCGGCGGACTCAATGGGTTTGCGCTGCGATCGGAAAGCGAGCACGATAGCTTTGGCGCGGGCCATGCGGGCACCGCGCTTTCCGCCGCACTCGGAATGTGCGCGGCACGCGACCAAAAGAAAACTGATGAGGATGTCGTCTGCGTCTTCGGCGATGCCGCACTCACCAACGGTATTTCGTACGAGGCACTCAACAATATTGCCCAGACCACCGAGAAATTTATTGGCATCCTCAATGACAACGAGTGGAGCATCGATAAAAATGTCGGCGCGATTTCGAAGTACCTCAACAAAATCATCACCAACCCCGGTTACAATCGCCTGCACGATGATCTGTCGCGGTTGGTGAAGAAACTGCCGAAAGGAGATTTTGCGGTGCGGCTTGGTAATCGTGCCGAAGGCGCGCTCAAAGCGGAAGTTTCCGAAAGCTCGCTCAAACATCAACCGCCTGCGTCACAGGATGGACGCGGTGGCACGGCGAGCAGCGTTATTTTTGAAGAGCTGGGCATTCGCTACATCGGCCCGCTGGACGGCCATAATTTGCCG
This Limisphaerales bacterium DNA region includes the following protein-coding sequences:
- the xseA gene encoding exodeoxyribonuclease VII large subunit — protein: MAKDSQSQWDFGELFAEKETRDVFTVSELTTRVKRALENQIGQVWVEGEISNLRAQASGHMYFSIKDVRTQLTCVLFRGTRVDQRELMEDGQKVVLQGDLTVYEQRGQYQLIVRAVEMQGVGALQAKFEKLKAKLQSEGLFDAESKQELPSFPQRIGIVSSLSAAALRDVLHVVRRRQPSLQIVLAASRVQGKGAENEIAEAIGQLNRWAETEPLDLILITRGGGSLEDLWAFNEESLARAIHASIVPVVSAVGHEIDFTISDFVADARAATPSAAAEIITTAAVALQDSLATTGNRLTWLVRRRRDSFKEHIAVIAHRLGRCHPRRRLQERMQRVDELHTDLQRAAQSRRQICSTHWRSLAERLLRVHPKWVVRHRRQQAAQLAARLRERKGHHLDRAAQRLTRLVDRLRLLGPANVLARGYSITLDVHTQKVIRSVKQAPAGTCVRTQLRDGSIESTVG
- the xseB gene encoding exodeoxyribonuclease VII small subunit; the protein is MPSKGKKQAEVSFEDAVEKLESIVEEMESDELPLDKLLVRYEEGTKLVKACEEQLQSAETRITQLEKTLEDELVARPVTLRNDED